GTAGAAGACTCATTTCGTTAACAACATTCTCACTTGCCTTTAACGCTTCTTTTCTAATTGCTTGAATTTCGGTCATACTTTTTGCTATTCTCTGCTGTTCAGATTGGGGTGGAATAGGCACTAAAACTTTTAACAAATCATCCCCTAAAATAGTAGGAATAGCATGACCTGTCATGTACCTTTTAACCTGACGCAAAAAAAAGTCTGTTCGCATATATACCAATAAAAACAAAGGCTCGACTCCCTGAATATTTCTTAATACTGAAAATCCATTTGAGCAAATTGCCCCCTCTTCATCTTCCGTGATTAGGGCTGTTGCTTGGCGTGGTGTTCCTGTACTTGCTCCTGAAATTGCTGTAATAATATCGCCTTTGTACAATCTATAAGTTGCGCGAGATGGGGCCTCGTATGCCTTAATTATTTGTTGAGAAACAACTTGCATTGTACGATAATCAACATCGGAAATAGCTATATATCTAATTTCACTATCCCTAGCTAAACGAAAATCAGCCGCATCTCTCAAAATATCGGCAATTTCACCTAAAGGTTTCGCCCCAATAGATTTTAGATGTTCTAATAATTTTTGGTCATTGGGTAAATAATGTTCGGCATCCAGTCTCGAATTGAGCAGGGTGTTTTTAACTGTATAAATACAATCGCTGTTTTGTGCAAATTCGCCATTGATAAATGACCTAAAAGAGCGAGAAATATCATCTATATCATCGTCAACTATTGGCAAACCTGATTTTTTTCGGGCTATAACTCCCGACTCGTTGCGCTTATATATTGTTTGTCCTTTAACGTCATAGCCTATTTTTTTGATTTGTGCCATAAAACAAGAATCATTGTTTGCTGGTAATTTTTGAACTACTAAAAGTGATGTCTTGATTCCTGTACCGTATGGCACGAATGCTTCCGGCGGTATGGAAACAACACCTAATATTTTTGTTTGGGAGCGCAACCAATGCCGAATCGGTCCATTAGAGATATTTTGTAATAGACCATCGGGCAGAATAATCGCCATGCGCCCACCTGCGCGCAATAATTTTATAGATTTCTCAATAAATAAAATATCGGGCGACTGACCCGCTAAAACGGTTGGGGAAACTTCCCAACCATTGGACGCTGATTTATGCCATTTCCTGGCGAGAAGATATGATTGAAGAATTTTCTTGTCTTCTACTTTGCCTTTATTTCCGAAAGGAGGATTGGTCAAGATAACATCAAAGGAATTATTTAATTTTTCATCTTCGATAAGCGCATTAGTGCAGATAATTTCTGAACCTGTGCCACCTTCAAAAACTAAACGAATCATTCCCGAAAGAGCGACATCGGGATTAAATTCAATTCCTGTAATACTTTCTTGCACAAAACTTGCTATATTGAACTCTGGATTATTTTGTCGAACATGGTTTATTGCTTGAATTAAAAAACCACCACTTCCGCAAGCAGGATCTATAATTTTTTCGTTTGGTTTGGGGTCTATCATTTCAACCGCAAGGCGGACAATTGGGTGAGGGGTAAAAAATTCTCCCCTATCTCCACGCTGGTGTCTATTTACAAAAGTCTGGAAGGCTTCCCCTTTTATATCGCCAGATGTTTTACTTAAATTAATGTACTGTAACCTGCCTACAATATAAGCAAGAGTTAAAGGTTTTAACTTGAATGTGTCATCGGTGAAAAATCCCCGATAATGATTCTTGATGGAGGTAAATAATTGACTGAGACGCGACATAAATTCATCGGACTTATTGGCGACGATGGCTTTATATTCACTTGCTGTAACGCCAAAATTTACAGATTGCTTGACAGATTTTTCATCATGAAGTTTGATGATGATTAGTTTAACCATCTCGTGAAAAATCTTGTCTTTGAGCATTCCTTCGTTGGCGTAAATATAATTATGGCACTCTTCAAAAACTGCGGAAAGATTGTTAGAAGGTCGTAATTCCTGAATTTGCGGGAGTTTTTCAGGTAACAGGCTGTCTTCAGAAAATAACAATCCTTGCTCTTTCATTTTTCCAGTTTGATTTGACCGTTTCCCCTTGCGGGTTGTTGAATAGATAGAATATTTTTAGTCTCGACTCCTAGCAAACCAGTCTTTTAGTGGACAGAGATCATCACCATCTTGATTAAACAAGAACTTGCCCCTATACCTAATTATAGAATCTAAATTAGAGGATGTCAAGAGATAAAAAATTCAGTTTAATGTTAACCAAAGTGAGTAAAAAAAGCTGAGAGATTGTTGATGACAGAAATTCGGAGCATCTTTCAAATTGACAATGCCTATTGTAGGGTTAATTCATGAATTAGCCCTACACTTGGCGCTAATTCATGAATTAGCCCTACAGCTATTGACAAGGCCTATTGTTTAGCCTTTTGATCAGGTGGGTGGCACTCACCTGATTTATTTTTAGCTAAACATTAAAACGGAATAGTAAAACATCACCCTCTTGAACAATGTATTCCTTGCCTTCACTTCTGACTAAACCTTTTTCTTTAGCGGCGCTCATCGTGCGACTATTAACTAAATCCTGATAAGACACAGTTTCTGCACGAATAAAACCCCGTTCAAAATCCGAGTGAATAACTCCGGCTGCCTGGGGTGCTTTCATACCGGCAATAATCGTCCATGCGCGGGTTTCTTGGGGGCCAGTGGTGAGATAGGTACGCAGTCCTAATAACTCGTAGGTAGCTTTAATTAAAGATTTTAATCCCCCTTCTTCTACTCCTAAAGAACCGAGAAAATCTTTTCTTTCTTCCTCCGACAATTCCACTAATTCCGATTCTACTTGAGCAGAAACGATCACAACTTTTGCCTGTTCCTGTTGGGCAATTTGACGGACACTTTCTACCCAATCATTACCCGTGGCCAGATCATCTTCGCTCACATTAGCGGCATAAATAATCGGTTTACGACTCAATAAACCGAGATTTTTAATTAATTCTTCTTCCTCTTTGCTTAAATCCACTTTTCGCGCCGAAATACCGTCATTAAGACAAATTAGGATTTTTTCAAGGATAACCAATTCTTCGGCGGCTTCCTTGCTATTTTTCGCCTGTTTGCGTAAACGTTCCACCCGCTTCTCCACCTGTCCCAAATCCGCTAGAGCTAACTCTAGATTAATCACCTCGATATCCCGGGCCGGATCCACGGACCCAGAAACATGAATAATATCATCATTATCAAAACAGCGCACCACATGAACGATCGCGTCCACTTCCCGGATATTAGCCAAAAATTGATTACCCAATCCTTCCCCCCGACTCGCACCCTTGACTAATCCGGCGATATCGACAAATTCAATCCGCGTCGGCACGATTTTCTCAGAATTAGAGATTTTAGCCAAAACCTCCAGACGTTCATCGGGGACGGATACCACACCCACATTCGGTTCAATGGTACAAAAGGGGAAATTAGCGGCCTCCGCCTTAGCATTAGCCACCAGAGCGTTAAATAGGGTCGATTTCCCCACATTTGGCAGTCCCACGATTCCAGCTTTCAACATAAAAATTGCTTGATAAACATCATCCCGACCTCTCACTATATCAGGCAACCTCTCGTTTTTGTGAATCCGGTTGATGAGAAAGACGGTGGATAGTTAACAGCTTAGTTAACATTTATTCAAGTTCCTTAACTAAAAGTAGGCGAGATTTTACAAGAGATTGCGAGAATGGGATGTAATGCTTGAGACTGAGTTAGGGTGAAGAGTAGGAAAGAATACACCTGTAGCACTGGGCAAAATTATGGCAAGACAGGCCTTTCACTTCTAAATACGTCCTGAGAGTAATTTTCAGTGCTATGACAGTATATTTCCCAAGGGCGATCGAGTGTAAATATCGTCCAATCGCCACAACTAATCACTAAATCATTGTTGGGGGTATCTGTATGAATCAAAGTATCGGAGCAAACACCCGTAATGTGGCCCTTGTCGGCCCCTACTCCAGTGGAAAAACCTCCTTACTGGAAAGTTTACTTTTCGTCACAGGAGCCATCACCAGAAAAGGCAAAATCAGCGATCGCAACACCGTTGGTGATAGTTCCACACAAGCACGGGATCGACAGATGAGTGTAGAAGTTTCCGTTGCCCATAGTCAATACCAAAACCTAAATTTTACCTTTCTCGATTGCCCCGGTTCGATCGAATTTGCCAGTGAAACCTATAATGCCCTCGTCGGGGCTGGTGCTGCTATTATCGTTTGTGAACCGGTGGTTGATCGAGTTCTCACCCTGGCTCCCTTGCTAAAATTCCTCGATGATTGGGAAATTCCGCATCTAATCTTCATCAACAAGATGGATCGCTGTAATAGTCACTTTAACGAAGTCCTACAAGCTCTCAAATCCGTTTCTAGTCGTCCCCTCGTTCCCCAACAATATCCTATCCGTCAGAACAGCGAAACTATCGGATTCATCGATTTAATCAACGAACAGGCTTATCATTACCATCCTAACAGTCCCGCCGATCCCGTACCTTTACCCGACCACCTCAAGGAAGAAGAACAGATCGCTCGACAAGAAATGCTAGAAACGATTGCCGAATTTGACGATCATCTTTTAGAAGAACTCCTCGAAGATATTAACCCCTCCCGGGAAGAAATTCTCCAAGACTTAAAACAAGAACTGGGAGCCGATCAGATAGTACCCGTGTTCTTCGGTATGGCGGAACGGGACTATGGTGTGCGTCATCTCCTCACCGCTTTAGTGGAAGAAGCACCGGCCCCGACAATTACCGCCAATCGTCGCGGTCTCGATCCGGGTGCGGACGGGGACGCAGTGGTACAAATCCTCAAAACCTATTTTACTCCCCAGGGCGGTCGCCTCTCCCTAGGGCGAATCTGGCAGGGAACCCTTAGCGATGGCATGGCCTTAAACGGTGTGCGGATTGGTGGTATCTATCGTCTCATGGGACAACAACAACAACCCCTACAGCAGGCCCAAGCGGGGGAAATTGTCGCTCTCGGTCGTTTGGAGGGAATCGCCACCGGAGACGTGGTGAGCAGCGGCAGTCAAAAACCCGACCTTCCCAAAGGATTACAGCTTAAACCCGTCTTTGCTCTCGCTATTGCCGCCGTCAATCGCAAGGATGAAGTTAAATTAAGTTCAGCTTTGACAAAACTGATCGAAGAAGATCCCTCCCTCTACTGGGAACAACACGGCGACACTAAAGAAGTGATTCTCTGGGGACAGGGAGAAATTCATCTACAAGTGGCCCTCGATCGCCTAGCACGCAAGTATAATCTACCGATGACCACCCATTTACCCCAAGTCCCCTACAAGGAAACGATCAAGGCCAGCACCAAA
This portion of the Microcystis aeruginosa NIES-2549 genome encodes:
- the ychF gene encoding redox-regulated ATPase YchF; translation: MLKAGIVGLPNVGKSTLFNALVANAKAEAANFPFCTIEPNVGVVSVPDERLEVLAKISNSEKIVPTRIEFVDIAGLVKGASRGEGLGNQFLANIREVDAIVHVVRCFDNDDIIHVSGSVDPARDIEVINLELALADLGQVEKRVERLRKQAKNSKEAAEELVILEKILICLNDGISARKVDLSKEEEELIKNLGLLSRKPIIYAANVSEDDLATGNDWVESVRQIAQQEQAKVVIVSAQVESELVELSEEERKDFLGSLGVEEGGLKSLIKATYELLGLRTYLTTGPQETRAWTIIAGMKAPQAAGVIHSDFERGFIRAETVSYQDLVNSRTMSAAKEKGLVRSEGKEYIVQEGDVLLFRFNV
- a CDS encoding N-6 DNA methylase → MKEQGLLFSEDSLLPEKLPQIQELRPSNNLSAVFEECHNYIYANEGMLKDKIFHEMVKLIIIKLHDEKSVKQSVNFGVTASEYKAIVANKSDEFMSRLSQLFTSIKNHYRGFFTDDTFKLKPLTLAYIVGRLQYINLSKTSGDIKGEAFQTFVNRHQRGDRGEFFTPHPIVRLAVEMIDPKPNEKIIDPACGSGGFLIQAINHVRQNNPEFNIASFVQESITGIEFNPDVALSGMIRLVFEGGTGSEIICTNALIEDEKLNNSFDVILTNPPFGNKGKVEDKKILQSYLLARKWHKSASNGWEVSPTVLAGQSPDILFIEKSIKLLRAGGRMAIILPDGLLQNISNGPIRHWLRSQTKILGVVSIPPEAFVPYGTGIKTSLLVVQKLPANNDSCFMAQIKKIGYDVKGQTIYKRNESGVIARKKSGLPIVDDDIDDISRSFRSFINGEFAQNSDCIYTVKNTLLNSRLDAEHYLPNDQKLLEHLKSIGAKPLGEIADILRDAADFRLARDSEIRYIAISDVDYRTMQVVSQQIIKAYEAPSRATYRLYKGDIITAISGASTGTPRQATALITEDEEGAICSNGFSVLRNIQGVEPLFLLVYMRTDFFLRQVKRYMTGHAIPTILGDDLLKVLVPIPPQSEQQRIAKSMTEIQAIRKEALKASENVVNEMSLLLGQFE
- a CDS encoding elongation factor G, which translates into the protein MNQSIGANTRNVALVGPYSSGKTSLLESLLFVTGAITRKGKISDRNTVGDSSTQARDRQMSVEVSVAHSQYQNLNFTFLDCPGSIEFASETYNALVGAGAAIIVCEPVVDRVLTLAPLLKFLDDWEIPHLIFINKMDRCNSHFNEVLQALKSVSSRPLVPQQYPIRQNSETIGFIDLINEQAYHYHPNSPADPVPLPDHLKEEEQIARQEMLETIAEFDDHLLEELLEDINPSREEILQDLKQELGADQIVPVFFGMAERDYGVRHLLTALVEEAPAPTITANRRGLDPGADGDAVVQILKTYFTPQGGRLSLGRIWQGTLSDGMALNGVRIGGIYRLMGQQQQPLQQAQAGEIVALGRLEGIATGDVVSSGSQKPDLPKGLQLKPVFALAIAAVNRKDEVKLSSALTKLIEEDPSLYWEQHGDTKEVILWGQGEIHLQVALDRLARKYNLPMTTHLPQVPYKETIKASTKSHGRYKHQTGGHGAFGDVYLDIKPLARGEGFHFHESIVGGVVPKQYIPGVETGVREYLGHGPLGFPVVDIDVTLTDGSYHSVDSSEQAFKQAARLAMTEGLPKCHPVLLEPILSVTVLAPSEYTAKVLQLISGKRGQIQGFEASEEWKGWDQITTYLPQAEMHDFIVELRSLTMGVGFFQWDEDHLQEVPDKLRDAVLAMQGNGNK